TAGAATTCATATCCATGAAGACACAGATATAGCAAGAATGCACAGTTTGGACCTTATTGAAAGGGGAATCATACCAGACGACACACTTATGAAGGATGTAGATGGAAAGGTAAGGGCAATAGTATTTACACATGGACATTTGGACCATATAGGAGCAGTTGCAAAACTAGCACACAGATATGAAGCTCCATTAATAGCCACACCATACACAATGGCATTAATCGAGAAAACCATAAAGGGAGAAAGGAAGTTCAAAGTCACAAATCCACTTCAAGTATTAAATTCAGGAGAAAAAATTCAAATATCTCCAGACATAACACTGGAATTTGTACGCACAACCCACAGTATACCGCAGACAGTTACACCTGCACTACACACATCAGAGGGTATAATTGTATATTCAAACGATTTTAAATTTGACAACCACCAGACACTTTCACCACCACCAGACTATCAGAGATTCAGAGAACTGGGGCGAAAAGGAGTTTTAGCACTTATAGTTGACACGACTCGAGCAGCTGAAGATGATCAATTGAAAACTCACTCAGAGAAAATTGCAAGACTGGTGCTCAAGGATATAATGGAAGAACCATTAAAAGAAGATACTGGAATGCTTATAACAACCTTTTCATCACATATTGAGAGGATTCAGGCAATCTGTAATATTGCAGATGAGAGTAACCGTAAAATCCTACTTTTAGGAAGGTCAATGGAACGTTATTGTACAATGGCAGAAACAATGGGAATACTTAAACTTCCAGAAACTGCAAGTGTTTATGGAAGTCCAAAGGCGGTAAACAGAGCTCTTGCAAGGGCAGATGAAAACAGATCCGAATATGTACTTGTTGCAACAGGACACCAGGGAGAACCAGATGCACTCCTTCCAAGGATAGCAAATGGTAAAACCATGTTCAATGTAAGGCCCGGAGACAATGTTGTTATATCTGCATCTGTAATACCCAACCCCATGAACATAGCCAACCGTAACCTAATGGAAAGAAGACTTAAATCAAGTGGTGCAAGAATATTTACCAATGCACATGTTTCTGGTCATGCAGGCAAAGAAGACCATCGTGATTTCATAAGAATGCTCGACCCTAAACATCTAATACCATCACATGGTAATTTGAATATGTTGGCTGCATACACAGAACTTGCAGAGGAAGAAGGTTACAAATTAGGTAATGATATTCATATATTACGTAATGGACAGGCACAGGTGTTTAATGGAGGAGTTTGATGGAAGTAGTTGACATTTTAAAGAAATATTCAAAAAGCATAGATGAAGAGATAAAAAATTCACTTATCTCAGTTGACCCTGATGAACTTCAAAAATCAACACTACATCTTATAGAAGCTGGTGGAAAGAAAATCCGCCCTTCCCTTGTTGTATTAAGTTCAGAAGCAGTTGGTGGACATGCAGAAGAAGCACTTAAAACCGCTGCTGCTGTGGAACTTATACATACTTTTTCATTGATACACGACGATATAATGGACAAAGATGATAAGAGAAGGGGAAGACCAAGTGTACATGTAATGTGGGGAGAGCCAATGGCAATACTCGCAGGTGATACGCTATTCTCAAAAGCTTTTGAAACTGTTCTACAAACAGAAGTAGATGGTGTTTCATACGAACGTGTTATAGAAGCCCTTAAAACAGTTGTTGATTCATGTATCAAAATATGTGAAGGACAGGCATCTGACATGTGCTTTGAGGGAAACTTCGATGTCAGTGAAGATGAATATATGAACATGATCTACAAGAAAACAGGGGCTCTTATTTCAGCTGCAACACGATCAGGTGCAATAATTGGTGGAGGATCACCAGTTCAAGTTGAAACTCTAACAGAATATGGTAGGCTTATTGGACTCGCATTCCAGATACAGGATGATTACCTTGATGTTATAAGCGATGAAGAAAATCTTGGAAAGCCTGTTGGAAGTGACATTATCGAAGGAAAAATGACCTTAATGGTTGTACACACACTTTCAAATGCCTCAAATAAGGATAAAGAGGAGTTAGTGTCCATATTAAAGGCAGATAAAGATACAAATGTGGCAAGAGCAATGGAACTTTTTGAGAAATATGGTTCAATAAACTACACTCATGACATTGCACATGAACATGTTGAAAATGCTAAAAAATTACTGGAAACACTGGAAGAATCAGAAGCAACATTTGCGCTTGCAAAGATTGCAGACTATGTTCTACAGAGAAACAAATAAGAAAATATTTAAAACAAAATAAATATTTCCTTCAAAATTCATCAAATAACATTTTTTTCTTATATTAAAAAAATTTTTTCATAATTATCAAATAATTAAGTTTATTTCACAAAATTTAATGATAATAAAAAATTATCAGGCTTATACTGGAGTTGATTTTCATGAGTAACCTTGAAGAAATTGTTTACAAACATGCACTGATAAACGCAGTGAAACATAAGGGTAAAGCAAGTAATGGTGCTATTATGGGTTCTGTAATGGCAACACATGCCGAACTAAGAAGTGAAGCCAAAAAAATTGCACAAATTGCATCCCAAATTGTTACAAAGGTAAATTCAATGGATCCTGAACTTCAGAAATCAGAACTGGACAAACTCGGCGGAATGAAAGAGAAGAAACCTGTAGAGGAGAAAGGACTTGTTGATCTTCCAGATGTTAAAGGGGAAGTTGTGCTACGTTTTGCTCCAAATCCATCGGGTCCCCTACATATCGGACATGCAAGGGCGGCAGTGTTGAACAAAGAATATGTTAAACGTTATGGAGGTAAGCTAATTCTTAGGATTGAAGACACAGACCCTCGAAGGGTTGACCCTAACGCTTACCAAATGATGGAGGAAGATCTAAAGTGGTTGGGTGTGGAATGGCAGGAAAAATATGTACAGAGTAGCAGGATAGAAATATACTATGAATACGCTGAAAAACTCATAGAAATGGGAAAGGCCTACATGTGTACATGTAAGGGAGGAGACTTTAAAATACTTAAAGATGAATCAAAACCATGTCCTTGCCGCGAACTACCAGTAGAACACAGTATGAAACTGTGGAAACAAATGGAAACCATGGGTGAAGGAGAAGCAGTACTCCGAGTAAAAACAGATATTCAACATAAAAATCCTGCCATAAGAGACTGGGTAGCAATGAGAGTTGTAGATGAAAAACATCCCCTAACAGGAAATAAATATAAAATTTATCCAATGATGAATTTCTCTGTAGCTGTTGATGACCATTTAATGGGTGTTACACATGTACTAAGAGGAAAAGATCACCTTGCAAACAGTGAAAAACAAAGATATCTCTACAACCACTTTGGATGGAAGGTACCAGTTTTCATACACTATGGACGACTTAAAATGGAAGATGTAGCATTGAGCACATCCAAAGCAAGGCAGGGAATTGAAGACGGATTGTATACAGGGTGGGATGATCCAAGATTAGGAACTATACGTGCAATTGCACGTAGGGGAATAAAACAGGAAGCAATAACTGAATTAATGATGGAGATCGGACCCAAAATATCAGATGCAACAGTAAGCTGGAAGAAAGTATATGGACTGAACCGTACAATACTCGAAGAAACATCAAACAGGTACTTCTATGTCCCTAATCCCACAAAGATAAAAATAGAAAACCTTCCAGAATCTGAAATTGGAATAATAAAAAGGCCATTACACCCAGACTATCCTGAAAGGGGCAGTCGTGAAATTCCATTTAGACCAGAACTTTATATCACTACAGAAGATCTTAAAAAAACTCAGGATGGAAGAATATTAAGACTTATTGATACAGTAAACGTGAGTTTTAATAAAGGAACAACTTCTTATCACAGCAATGACCTTGAAGAGGCAAGAAAAGCCAAAGCAATGATCATACAGTGGGTGCCTGTAGAAGGATCCATAAAAGCCGAAGTTGTAATGCCCGATGCAACTGTTACAACAGGATTTGTAGAACCATCGGCTGTAAATGTTAAAGTGGATGATGTAGTACAGTTTGAAAGGTTTGGATTTGCACGTGTAGATAAGGTAACAGATAAAGAGATCCAGTTCTACTTTGCACATAAATGAATTATTCAACATAAAAAGAGCAATCTTATTCAATAAAATTAATTTAGATCTAAATTGGATGAAAGCTTTTTAATATAATAAAAAAAATTTTAATGAGGTTTAATTAAAATGTCTGTAAAAATCAATGAAAACTACCTGCTTTTGAAAAGCAACTATATATTTGCCGAGATCAACCGAAGAGTTGAAAAATTTCAAAAAGAAAATCCAGATGCACAGGTAATTAAAATGGGAATAGGAGATGTAACACGCCCACTTCCTAAGGCAGTTGTAGATGCATTTGAGAGTGCAGTACTTGAAATGGGACAGGTTGAATCATTTATGGGGTACGGACCAGAACAGGGCTACTCATTTTTGAGAGAAGAAATAATAGAAAAAGATTATAAAAAACTTGGAGTTGAATTGTCTACAGATGAAATTTTTATAAGTGATGCAGCCAAATGCGACACAGCCAATATACAAGAAATATTTGGACTTGAGAATATAATAGCAGTTACCGACCCTGTTTACCCAGTATATGTTGATAGTAATGTAATGGCAGGGAGAAGCGGCCCAATGCAGGATAATGGACAATACAAAGGAATTGTATATTTACCATGTACAGCTGAAAACAATTTCATACCAGAACTTCCAGAAACACCAGTTGATCTAATTTATCTCTGTCTGCCCAACAATCCCACTGGAACAGCTCTTACAAGAGAAGAGCTAACTAAATGGATTGATTATGCAAAAGAAAATAATTCAATAATCCTCTTTGATGCAGCCTACGAGGCATATGTAACTGAAGAAGATATACCTCGAAGTATTTATGAAATTGAAGGTGCTAAAGAAGTTGCAATAGAATTTAGAAGTTTCTCAAAAAATGCAGGATTTACAGGTACAAGATGTGCATTTACAGTTGTACCAAAAGATATAACAGCAGTTGATTCTGAAGGGAAGACACATGATCTTAATTCATTATGGAACAGACGTCAGACAACCAAATTCAATGGAGTGTCCTATCCGGTACAGGTAGCTGCCAAAGCAGTTTATTCACCAGAGGGTCAAAAAGAAATCAAGGAATCAATTGAATATTACCTTAAAAATGCAGGAATAATAAGGGAAAGTATGGAAAAAATTGGTATAAAAGTCTACGGTGGAATGAATTCACCGTATATTTGGGTTAAAACACCGGAAAATATGGATTCATGGGAATTTTTCGACTTACTCCTTAACAAGGCTAATATAGTTGGAACACCTGGTGTAGGATTTGGTCCAAGTGGAGAAGGTTATTTCAGGTTAACAGCTTTCAATACACTTGAAAATACTATAGAAGCCATGAATAGAATTTCTAAACTTTCTATTTAATCCAATCCCTTTTTTTCTATTTTTTTTTAATTAAATTTCATTATGAAATAATAGTTTAAATTATTATTTTGATTCACCGAATATTCATTCTATTTTTGATATAAGGAATAGTATTAGTTAGGAATATTTTCAATCTAATGCTTATTTTCCTTCAGTTCTTAATTTAATAACTTTTCCTAGTTTTGTTGTTATATTATCATCACTTATGATTAAATTGCTAGAATAACTATTATTATTAACAAGTTATTTACAACTAACAAATATAAATGAATAGAATTTGCAAAATTTTATTTAATCTTATCCCAATTAATCATTATTGTTACTGTATAAGTGGCTAAAATATTAAAAGAGTTTAAATTTATAGACAATTTATAAAATCTAATATCTAATAGTATTTTCTAACAGAAAGAATTTTAATTGGTGGTTCACATGGAAGATTATGACAAGAAATATCATAAATCAAGATTTTATTGGTTTTGGCGTACAATAATACTTTGGATAGGTTCTTCATTAGGATTTCTCATGATTGCTTATCTTTCTGTTGGATTATCATTAGATTCATGGGAAAGTGCTTTTGTTGCTGCAGGGATTGTAGGTATATTAAATGCATTACTTTGGCCTATTTTATCTCGTATTTTACTCCCATTCATGGTTTTTACAGTAGGGATAGGTTCTTTGTTGATAAATGGGGCTTTAATCTGGTTTGCAACGGTTTTTGTTGGAGGCATCTCCATTGATGGTGCTGCCTTAATTTTAGCACCTATAGGAATGGCTGCAATTTCAACGTTACTCGCCGGTATCATAACCATAGATGATGATGCATCATGGTATAGAGCAATAAGAAAAAATGTCAAGAAATTTGATAAAAAAAATATAAAAGATAAACCGGGCATTGTATTCATGGAAATTGATGGCCTGGCAAAGAACATTCTATTGGAAGCAGTGGAAAAGGGATACATGCCCACTCTTAAAAGATGGTTAGATGAGGGTATACATGTATTAAGTGGATGGGAAACAGATCTTTCAAGCCAAACAGGTGCAAGCCAAGCAGGAATTTTACACGGTAACAATAGAGATATAGTAGCATTTCGCTGGGTTGAAAAGGAAAATAATAATAAATTCATGGTATCAACAGGGTTAAGTGATGCTCCAATTGTTGAAGAGAGAATATCAGATGGAAACGGATTACTTTCACTAAATGGTGCAAGCAGATCAAATCTTTTTTCAGGTGATGCAAAGGATGTTATATTTACATTCAGTAAAATGAAAGATTTAGGAAAATTTTATAACCGTGCATGGCGTTATGTTTTTTCTAATTCCTCTAACTTCAGCAGGATAATATCCCTATTTTTATACGATTGTCTTCTTGATTACAAATCACAGTTAATGCACACAATAAAAAATATTAATCCACGTATTAAACGTGGATTTATCTATCCGTTTGTAAGGGCAGGTGCCAATGTATTTTTACGAGAAATAACAACTTTAGCGCTGATTGGTGATGTTCTTAAAGGACATGTTGACGTGGCATATGTTACATATCTAGGTTATGATGAAATTGCCCACCATTCTGGTACAAGGGATAAAGATTCATTTAATGCCCTTAAAAGTATTGATAAACAGTTCCACCGTGTGGAAATGGCTTCATTACTTGCCCACAGAAAGTATAAATTGGTTATACATTCTGATCATGGTCAAACTAATGGTGCAACATTCAAACAACGCTATGATCTAACATTAGAAGAACTAGTTAGAGGATTACTCCCTGCTGAAGCTCAAATATTTGCAGACATGTCTCCAACTACAGGAGACCACTTCGGAGTGGCATTCACAGCACCAGGAGATAGGGTTAAAGGTTATTTCAAAGATAAAACAGAAGATGTTAACGAATATATACAAAAATATAGAGTGAAACCTAAAGAAGTAACCCAGCTTGATGCTAATGTAAACGTACTGGCTTCGGGTAATTTGGGAATGGTATATTTAACAGATTACACTGAAAGACTCAACTATGAACAGTTGATACAGATATATCCAGATCTTATGCCCGGTCTTGCACAACATACTGGAATAGGATTTATACTTGTTAATTCTGAGAAATATGGCCCACTAGTAATTGGTAATAAAGGAACTTATTATTTAAATGATGATACTTTTGAAGGAGAGAATCCTCTTCTTAACTTCGGCCCAAATGCAGCGGATCATATAAGAAGAACGAATACATTCAGATACACTCCAGATGTACTGGTTATGAGTATGTATGATCCTATAAGCAATGAAGTAGCAGCATTTGAAGAGCTGGTTGGTAGTCATGGTGGAATTGGAGGCGAACAATCCTATCCATTTATTTCACATCCATCTGAATGGGAAATTAAAAACGATCTAATCGGTGCTGAAAAAGTATACCAATTATTCAAATCTGAGATAGAAAAAACAATTCA
The Methanobacterium spitsbergense DNA segment above includes these coding regions:
- the idsA gene encoding short chain isoprenyl diphosphate synthase IdsA; translation: MEVVDILKKYSKSIDEEIKNSLISVDPDELQKSTLHLIEAGGKKIRPSLVVLSSEAVGGHAEEALKTAAAVELIHTFSLIHDDIMDKDDKRRGRPSVHVMWGEPMAILAGDTLFSKAFETVLQTEVDGVSYERVIEALKTVVDSCIKICEGQASDMCFEGNFDVSEDEYMNMIYKKTGALISAATRSGAIIGGGSPVQVETLTEYGRLIGLAFQIQDDYLDVISDEENLGKPVGSDIIEGKMTLMVVHTLSNASNKDKEELVSILKADKDTNVARAMELFEKYGSINYTHDIAHEHVENAKKLLETLEESEATFALAKIADYVLQRNK
- a CDS encoding RNase J family beta-CASP ribonuclease, which translates into the protein MSVEVIAVGGYEEVGKNMSAIKVGEDVVIFDMGIHLDRIHIHEDTDIARMHSLDLIERGIIPDDTLMKDVDGKVRAIVFTHGHLDHIGAVAKLAHRYEAPLIATPYTMALIEKTIKGERKFKVTNPLQVLNSGEKIQISPDITLEFVRTTHSIPQTVTPALHTSEGIIVYSNDFKFDNHQTLSPPPDYQRFRELGRKGVLALIVDTTRAAEDDQLKTHSEKIARLVLKDIMEEPLKEDTGMLITTFSSHIERIQAICNIADESNRKILLLGRSMERYCTMAETMGILKLPETASVYGSPKAVNRALARADENRSEYVLVATGHQGEPDALLPRIANGKTMFNVRPGDNVVISASVIPNPMNIANRNLMERRLKSSGARIFTNAHVSGHAGKEDHRDFIRMLDPKHLIPSHGNLNMLAAYTELAEEEGYKLGNDIHILRNGQAQVFNGGV
- a CDS encoding LL-diaminopimelate aminotransferase, producing MSVKINENYLLLKSNYIFAEINRRVEKFQKENPDAQVIKMGIGDVTRPLPKAVVDAFESAVLEMGQVESFMGYGPEQGYSFLREEIIEKDYKKLGVELSTDEIFISDAAKCDTANIQEIFGLENIIAVTDPVYPVYVDSNVMAGRSGPMQDNGQYKGIVYLPCTAENNFIPELPETPVDLIYLCLPNNPTGTALTREELTKWIDYAKENNSIILFDAAYEAYVTEEDIPRSIYEIEGAKEVAIEFRSFSKNAGFTGTRCAFTVVPKDITAVDSEGKTHDLNSLWNRRQTTKFNGVSYPVQVAAKAVYSPEGQKEIKESIEYYLKNAGIIRESMEKIGIKVYGGMNSPYIWVKTPENMDSWEFFDLLLNKANIVGTPGVGFGPSGEGYFRLTAFNTLENTIEAMNRISKLSI
- a CDS encoding glutamate--tRNA ligase, coding for MSNLEEIVYKHALINAVKHKGKASNGAIMGSVMATHAELRSEAKKIAQIASQIVTKVNSMDPELQKSELDKLGGMKEKKPVEEKGLVDLPDVKGEVVLRFAPNPSGPLHIGHARAAVLNKEYVKRYGGKLILRIEDTDPRRVDPNAYQMMEEDLKWLGVEWQEKYVQSSRIEIYYEYAEKLIEMGKAYMCTCKGGDFKILKDESKPCPCRELPVEHSMKLWKQMETMGEGEAVLRVKTDIQHKNPAIRDWVAMRVVDEKHPLTGNKYKIYPMMNFSVAVDDHLMGVTHVLRGKDHLANSEKQRYLYNHFGWKVPVFIHYGRLKMEDVALSTSKARQGIEDGLYTGWDDPRLGTIRAIARRGIKQEAITELMMEIGPKISDATVSWKKVYGLNRTILEETSNRYFYVPNPTKIKIENLPESEIGIIKRPLHPDYPERGSREIPFRPELYITTEDLKKTQDGRILRLIDTVNVSFNKGTTSYHSNDLEEARKAKAMIIQWVPVEGSIKAEVVMPDATVTTGFVEPSAVNVKVDDVVQFERFGFARVDKVTDKEIQFYFAHK
- a CDS encoding phage holin family protein, whose translation is MEDYDKKYHKSRFYWFWRTIILWIGSSLGFLMIAYLSVGLSLDSWESAFVAAGIVGILNALLWPILSRILLPFMVFTVGIGSLLINGALIWFATVFVGGISIDGAALILAPIGMAAISTLLAGIITIDDDASWYRAIRKNVKKFDKKNIKDKPGIVFMEIDGLAKNILLEAVEKGYMPTLKRWLDEGIHVLSGWETDLSSQTGASQAGILHGNNRDIVAFRWVEKENNNKFMVSTGLSDAPIVEERISDGNGLLSLNGASRSNLFSGDAKDVIFTFSKMKDLGKFYNRAWRYVFSNSSNFSRIISLFLYDCLLDYKSQLMHTIKNINPRIKRGFIYPFVRAGANVFLREITTLALIGDVLKGHVDVAYVTYLGYDEIAHHSGTRDKDSFNALKSIDKQFHRVEMASLLAHRKYKLVIHSDHGQTNGATFKQRYDLTLEELVRGLLPAEAQIFADMSPTTGDHFGVAFTAPGDRVKGYFKDKTEDVNEYIQKYRVKPKEVTQLDANVNVLASGNLGMVYLTDYTERLNYEQLIQIYPDLMPGLAQHTGIGFILVNSEKYGPLVIGNKGTYYLNDDTFEGENPLLNFGPNAADHIRRTNTFRYTPDVLVMSMYDPISNEVAAFEELVGSHGGIGGEQSYPFISHPSEWEIKNDLIGAEKVYQLFKSEIEKTIQ